The proteins below come from a single Tenuifilum thalassicum genomic window:
- the nadC gene encoding carboxylating nicotinate-nucleotide diphosphorylase: MNFDALIDRLIDLAIAEDIGDGDHSSLSCIPAEAIGSVQLKMKQDAIIAGLQVAEKIYHRIDSGIELEFYKNDGDYLSVGTIAFKAMGKVHSLLQAERIVLNVMQRMSGVATQTHEYVKRCEGTKAKVLDTRKTTPGMRVLDKMAVAIGGGVNHRMGLFDLIMLKDNHIDFAGGIEKAISKAKDYLARTGKNLDIEVETRSIDEVREVLRVGGVRRIMLDNFSVDDTRKAVALINGRVETESSGGITLDTIRDYALCGVDFISVGAITHQIKSIDMNLKRV; encoded by the coding sequence ATGAATTTTGATGCATTAATCGATAGGCTAATTGATTTGGCCATAGCCGAAGATATTGGCGATGGCGATCATTCATCTCTTTCCTGTATCCCTGCTGAAGCTATTGGCTCTGTTCAGCTTAAAATGAAGCAAGATGCAATAATTGCTGGATTGCAAGTCGCCGAAAAAATTTATCATAGGATTGATAGCGGCATTGAACTAGAGTTCTACAAGAACGATGGCGATTATCTTTCTGTTGGAACCATAGCATTCAAAGCAATGGGTAAGGTGCATTCTCTTTTGCAAGCTGAACGGATTGTGTTAAATGTCATGCAACGAATGAGTGGTGTTGCTACTCAAACACACGAATATGTGAAACGATGCGAGGGTACAAAAGCAAAGGTATTAGATACTCGCAAAACAACTCCAGGAATGCGTGTACTCGATAAAATGGCTGTTGCCATTGGAGGAGGGGTGAATCATAGAATGGGACTTTTCGATTTGATAATGCTTAAGGATAATCATATCGATTTTGCTGGAGGTATTGAAAAGGCTATTAGTAAAGCAAAGGATTATTTAGCAAGAACAGGGAAAAATCTTGATATAGAAGTTGAAACACGTTCCATTGATGAGGTTCGTGAGGTGCTTCGTGTTGGTGGCGTACGAAGAATTATGCTCGACAACTTTAGCGTTGATGATACGCGTAAAGCTGTTGCTCTAATCAATGGGCGGGTCGAAACCGAATCGTCGGGGGGCATTACTTTAGATACTATTAGGGATTATGCTCTTTGCGGGGTTGATTTTATTTCTGTGGGTGCTATTACACATCAAATTAAAAGCATCGATATGAACCTTAAAAGGGTATAA
- a CDS encoding 23S rRNA (pseudouridine(1915)-N(3))-methyltransferase RlmH, with translation MRITLVAIGKTTDKYIADGFEKFANRINRYCKFTTKIIPELKNTKSMPVELQQKKEGDLILEEMKNHKYNVLLDEAGKQFSSVEFAKWIEKRMVGGENDIAFYIGGPYGFTDEVKNKCQALLSISKMTFSHQIIRVIFAEQLYRAFTIIKGEPYHNS, from the coding sequence ATGAGAATCACATTAGTTGCAATTGGGAAAACAACCGATAAATATATTGCAGATGGCTTTGAAAAATTTGCGAATCGTATTAACAGATACTGTAAGTTTACTACTAAGATTATTCCAGAGCTAAAAAACACCAAGTCGATGCCAGTTGAGTTACAACAGAAAAAAGAGGGGGATTTGATTTTGGAAGAGATGAAAAATCACAAATACAACGTTCTATTGGACGAAGCAGGAAAGCAATTCTCCTCGGTTGAATTTGCAAAATGGATTGAAAAAAGAATGGTTGGAGGCGAAAACGACATAGCCTTTTACATTGGAGGACCTTATGGTTTTACTGATGAAGTAAAAAACAAATGCCAAGCACTACTTTCAATTTCGAAAATGACATTTTCGCATCAAATTATTAGAGTAATCTTTGCAGAGCAGTTATACCGTGCATTTACCATAATAAAAGGCGAGCCATACCACAACTCATAA
- a CDS encoding DUF4783 domain-containing protein, translating into MVRRLAFYLIVGFLFVVSKADTLVLQDSPEEVIKSSIDAFEKGDAVSLTNNFFSTVEIDLLGEENFYSKAQAQLLLKSFFEKNSPVKFTINHKGVKELTAFAIGVLQCKSNSYRVSMFMKTEKEKSRIHQLRIEPESEI; encoded by the coding sequence ATGGTTAGAAGGTTAGCGTTTTACTTAATAGTGGGATTCCTTTTTGTTGTATCAAAGGCCGACACGTTGGTTTTGCAGGATTCTCCAGAGGAGGTTATCAAGTCGAGTATTGATGCTTTTGAGAAAGGCGATGCGGTGTCCCTAACAAATAACTTCTTTTCTACTGTTGAAATCGACTTGCTTGGAGAGGAGAACTTCTATAGCAAGGCTCAAGCTCAACTTCTTTTAAAGTCATTCTTTGAAAAGAATTCACCCGTAAAATTTACAATCAACCATAAGGGAGTTAAAGAGTTAACTGCTTTTGCTATTGGCGTTTTGCAGTGTAAAAGTAACTCTTACAGAGTTTCAATGTTTATGAAAACAGAAAAGGAGAAATCTCGAATTCATCAGTTGCGGATAGAACCCGAATCAGAAATATAA
- the pdxH gene encoding pyridoxamine 5'-phosphate oxidase → MDIEALNNLRKEYSLKSLSKKDVADSPFKQFEIWLNEAIESQVLEPNAMTLATSTFDGKPSVRVVLLKQFSESGLSFFSNYESRKAKQLLQNPYAALAFYWPELERQVRIEGKVRKATETESDEYFKTRPKGSKIGAWASPQSAVIPNRRYLEKLHADFEEEFKGRQIKRPQNWGGYVLEPTLFEFWQGRPNRLHDRIQYVLVNGVWNIERLAP, encoded by the coding sequence ATGGATATAGAAGCGCTAAATAATTTAAGGAAGGAGTATTCGTTAAAATCATTAAGTAAAAAGGATGTTGCTGATAGCCCTTTTAAACAATTTGAAATATGGTTGAATGAAGCGATTGAATCGCAAGTGCTTGAACCGAATGCAATGACTTTGGCCACATCAACATTTGATGGAAAACCTTCGGTAAGAGTTGTTTTGCTTAAGCAGTTTAGTGAAAGTGGGCTCTCCTTCTTTTCTAATTACGAGAGCAGAAAAGCGAAACAATTATTACAAAATCCATATGCAGCTTTAGCGTTTTATTGGCCAGAATTGGAACGACAGGTTAGAATTGAGGGTAAAGTTCGCAAGGCAACCGAAACCGAAAGCGATGAGTATTTTAAAACTCGCCCAAAGGGAAGTAAAATTGGGGCTTGGGCATCACCACAGAGTGCAGTGATTCCAAATAGAAGATATTTAGAAAAATTACATGCCGATTTTGAGGAGGAGTTTAAAGGAAGGCAAATTAAGCGACCTCAGAACTGGGGCGGTTATGTGCTTGAGCCAACACTCTTTGAGTTTTGGCAAGGCCGTCCAAACCGTCTTCACGACAGGATTCAGTATGTTTTGGTTAATGGGGTTTGGAATATTGAACGATTAGCTCCCTAA
- a CDS encoding sensor histidine kinase, translated as MKFKKRTIYPITTLAVAIFLLLISEIALKQFRYAHLIFIKKHKVEKLIDNRINEAKSHAARILKQIDSSCNAKTFELALNQIKSLPENEKFDLLIFKNRKICFWSTNNTIDLPTNFSEKAQLVMINSKYYFTLWQNTTNTSIIACILIPVKTEFQYQNRYLVNEYEESFKDLNGFHLEKSIESVCIPLRPNMTDPLYLIPDESKSVIGKNNLKIWLRYLSVLLFIISLYLGLSIAKLRPTHKTVIFTSIIILLRLIWLKTPFPGKIPGALFEPELYAHTWYNSSLGDFFINSLFVFLIVTYAFKLLGKLNAGRLETFIQKIRAIVFAVITISLYSLAHAAVFSLANHSTIPLGTSNIFELNKYSLLGYVSISLLILSAILANILWLKIHKNSHSNRAARFGYLAALVLTLLIIIIIDFNFISLLGITFAAIIPISLYLSYWKKGNSISIKSLLFWASIISIYLTLTINYYSKQKENAVRKVLAVNLSSERDPLAEVLLPKVYQNLLTDSYARACVKDISNKDVELYDYLKRNYFKDYLNRYDLAATVCLSNSLIPNEVGENINCNSFFQSLIDRYGIILPSSRFYFLSTQTGFITYIGIISYRFEDETRNLYIELNSRPNWEVLGYPELLIEGNSKKQQLNEYSWAKYHNGHLITKSGAYDFMLHIPLNEAGEGTYSQYDENGYNHIAYKPNKNDLVIISKPIPKALNSTASFAYILLFFLFLFAILLPLLGINTISLQSSLKNKIGWAMVITITLSMVLVAAATIHYNIKSFNERNKSALSEKLQSLQFELEYFIPLMTGETKDISLLNERLISLSNTFYSDINIYDTLGTLLATSRYEIFEKQLLGKRMNPTAWYQLYHKHKPRFITNESIGKANYLSAYVPIISPQGNNIAYLNLPYFTKQEELRRELYNIVVAIINIFALLALLSISAVVAITSSLTKPLELIRASMSRVNITGNNATIKYSGNDEVGQLIAEYNRMVQELAQSAEELARSQRESAWREMAKQIAHEVKNPLTPIKLSLQYLVKAKKENLPNWDERFNAFAQSLSEQIDALTVIANEFSSFAKLPSAKPEPVNALSIIKDVINLHSGFNNVTINLKVEPNINPIINVDKDQIIRVFNNLIKNAIQSIERGKMGLIEVTMSYTQEQMVRIDIADNGIGIPKEAISKIFTPNFTTKSGGTGLGLAISREIVINFGGRIYFQTEENKGTTFTVELPLYTQEDN; from the coding sequence ATGAAATTTAAGAAAAGAACCATATATCCAATCACAACTTTAGCTGTAGCTATTTTTCTATTGCTCATATCGGAAATTGCTTTAAAACAGTTTCGGTATGCCCATTTAATCTTTATCAAAAAACATAAAGTTGAAAAACTTATTGATAACAGAATTAATGAAGCAAAATCACATGCAGCGAGGATTCTAAAGCAGATTGACTCAAGTTGTAACGCAAAAACATTTGAACTTGCACTAAACCAAATAAAAAGCCTTCCCGAAAACGAAAAATTTGATTTACTTATCTTCAAGAATAGGAAGATATGTTTCTGGTCCACAAACAACACAATAGACTTACCCACAAATTTCTCTGAGAAAGCACAACTTGTAATGATAAATAGCAAGTACTACTTTACTCTATGGCAAAATACAACTAACACATCAATAATTGCATGTATCTTAATCCCCGTAAAAACTGAGTTTCAGTACCAAAATCGATATTTAGTAAATGAATACGAAGAATCGTTTAAGGACCTTAATGGATTCCACTTAGAAAAAAGCATTGAATCGGTTTGTATTCCGCTACGGCCCAACATGACAGATCCTCTTTATCTAATTCCGGATGAAAGTAAAAGCGTGATAGGTAAAAACAATTTAAAAATATGGCTAAGGTACTTATCCGTTTTACTTTTCATAATCTCCTTATATTTAGGTTTAAGCATCGCCAAATTGCGGCCAACGCATAAAACTGTTATTTTCACATCAATCATAATACTACTGCGACTCATCTGGTTAAAAACTCCATTTCCAGGAAAAATTCCTGGCGCCCTGTTCGAACCTGAGCTATATGCTCATACATGGTATAACTCCTCGCTTGGTGATTTTTTCATCAATTCTCTTTTTGTTTTTTTAATAGTTACTTATGCATTTAAGTTGCTAGGAAAGCTAAACGCAGGGAGACTTGAAACTTTTATCCAAAAAATACGCGCTATTGTATTTGCCGTAATAACCATAAGCCTATACTCATTAGCCCATGCCGCAGTTTTCTCGCTTGCCAACCATTCAACCATACCATTAGGCACCTCAAACATCTTTGAGCTAAATAAGTATTCGTTACTTGGCTATGTTTCAATTTCATTGCTTATACTTTCGGCTATACTTGCAAATATTCTTTGGCTAAAAATTCACAAAAACAGCCACTCAAACAGAGCAGCAAGGTTTGGATACTTAGCAGCGCTTGTCCTAACTTTATTAATCATTATAATCATCGACTTTAATTTCATCTCACTTTTAGGAATAACATTTGCTGCCATAATACCAATCTCATTGTATCTATCTTATTGGAAAAAGGGCAATAGCATAAGTATTAAATCATTACTTTTTTGGGCATCAATCATTTCCATTTACCTTACTTTAACCATAAACTACTACAGCAAGCAAAAAGAAAATGCAGTAAGAAAAGTATTAGCTGTAAATTTAAGTAGCGAGCGCGACCCATTGGCTGAGGTGCTACTCCCTAAGGTTTATCAGAACTTGCTCACCGATAGCTATGCAAGAGCATGCGTAAAAGACATAAGCAATAAAGATGTAGAACTATATGATTATCTCAAAAGGAACTACTTTAAGGATTACCTTAATAGATATGACTTAGCAGCTACTGTTTGCTTGAGTAACTCACTCATACCAAACGAAGTTGGAGAAAACATAAACTGTAATAGTTTCTTTCAATCCTTGATTGACCGCTATGGTATTATTTTGCCAAGTTCAAGATTCTACTTTCTTTCAACACAAACAGGATTTATAACCTATATAGGAATAATTAGCTATCGCTTTGAAGACGAAACAAGAAACCTTTACATAGAGTTAAACAGTAGGCCCAATTGGGAAGTGCTTGGGTACCCAGAACTACTAATTGAGGGTAATTCAAAAAAACAGCAACTTAACGAATACTCCTGGGCCAAGTATCACAATGGTCATTTAATTACTAAATCGGGAGCGTATGATTTCATGCTACACATCCCACTAAACGAAGCTGGTGAGGGAACTTATAGCCAATATGACGAGAATGGATACAATCACATCGCTTACAAGCCAAACAAAAACGATTTAGTAATAATAAGCAAACCCATCCCAAAAGCCTTAAACTCTACTGCTTCATTCGCATATATACTTTTATTCTTTCTTTTTCTGTTTGCAATTTTATTACCATTACTAGGCATTAATACGATTAGCTTACAATCAAGTTTGAAGAACAAAATAGGTTGGGCCATGGTAATCACAATTACACTTTCTATGGTACTAGTAGCGGCCGCAACAATTCATTACAACATTAAAAGTTTTAACGAAAGGAACAAAAGCGCACTAAGCGAAAAGCTTCAGTCGCTCCAGTTTGAACTTGAATACTTTATACCATTAATGACAGGTGAGACTAAAGATATAAGTTTACTAAATGAGAGGCTCATATCACTATCAAACACCTTTTACTCCGACATTAACATATACGATACACTAGGAACATTACTGGCCACCTCGCGGTACGAAATATTTGAAAAACAGCTACTAGGCAAAAGGATGAACCCTACGGCATGGTATCAGCTCTATCACAAGCACAAACCACGCTTCATAACCAATGAATCAATAGGCAAGGCCAACTACCTTTCGGCATATGTTCCAATTATCTCGCCGCAAGGGAATAATATTGCATACCTCAACCTGCCATACTTTACCAAGCAGGAGGAACTCCGACGAGAGCTTTATAACATAGTAGTAGCAATAATTAACATCTTTGCCCTTCTTGCTTTACTATCCATATCGGCAGTTGTAGCCATCACAAGCAGCCTAACAAAACCTCTGGAACTTATTAGAGCCAGCATGAGCCGTGTGAATATCACAGGAAACAATGCAACCATAAAGTATTCTGGCAACGATGAGGTTGGACAGCTGATTGCAGAATATAACCGAATGGTCCAGGAACTAGCTCAAAGCGCCGAAGAGCTAGCACGTTCTCAACGAGAAAGCGCATGGCGTGAAATGGCCAAGCAGATTGCCCATGAGGTTAAAAATCCATTGACACCAATTAAGTTAAGCCTACAGTACTTGGTTAAAGCAAAAAAGGAGAATCTGCCAAACTGGGATGAACGATTTAATGCCTTTGCCCAGTCGCTTTCAGAACAAATTGATGCTTTAACAGTAATTGCCAACGAGTTCTCTTCATTTGCAAAGCTGCCATCGGCAAAGCCAGAACCCGTAAATGCTTTATCAATTATAAAAGATGTGATAAACCTCCACTCAGGTTTTAACAATGTTACAATAAACCTTAAAGTTGAGCCAAACATCAACCCAATTATAAATGTTGACAAAGATCAAATCATCAGAGTCTTTAACAATCTTATAAAAAATGCCATTCAATCCATTGAACGAGGCAAGATGGGATTAATAGAGGTAACTATGAGCTATACCCAAGAGCAAATGGTAAGAATTGATATTGCAGACAATGGCATAGGAATACCTAAAGAGGCAATCTCTAAAATATTTACACCAAACTTTACAACAAAATCAGGGGGAACCGGACTAGGGCTTGCCATCTCACGAGAAATCGTCATTAACTTTGGAGGTAGAATTTACTTTCAAACCGAGGAAAATAAAGGGACAACTTTTACCGTTGAGCTGCCCCTTTACACTCAAGAAGATAATTAG
- a CDS encoding caspase family protein gives MKTVKRLILSLAWVLGLVNFTQAQEFEKLVPKQIGDKIILEYSIAGESVGQQFNVTPFYSVDGGKTFHTLGSVKGNVGANIPGGRNQIIVWDVLKDLKELDNEVAFKLEGTSRSVVPLQDDFRDVVFKLESLNRTPKGDIELLLSITNYGPTRDLKMINGLVTITDFNKHKYDAQRGKIAEVEGNERYSTPQRTIKKGETVKARFLFERVPAEVDRVMRLDLGIELITDETYGIDLKIGKLQFRDLPITSVQTAGMRVKQTKKLQILSSPQHFTIKKVVVADAKPPVIELITPSNIPLVGQGATRGRPYAQSSIGMDDKRLRSLSTGQELATTNDYTLVKAKVTDESGIYEVTVNGVEVDIKPDGIFEAKVPLLIGKNEIIIRAVDLRQNSVEKKFFVLRKSPSGKITKGETEELDLVFDSPRAPRYYALIMGANDYQDENITDLDNPISDATKLYKVLVSRYAFDPANVVLLKNPTREQMINALDWLTRKISKYDNLLIFYAGHGFWDKETDFGYWIPTDSKANSTANWLANSQIKDYVAAIKAKHILVVADACFGGSIFHTRKAFEQGSQTVKKAFDAPSRKAMTSGNLTEVPDKSVFLEQLVGRLNENTKGYLTAEELFASIKDVVISNSPVTPMYGDIKDAGDQGGDFVFVLK, from the coding sequence ATGAAAACAGTAAAAAGATTAATATTATCTCTAGCTTGGGTGCTTGGGCTAGTTAACTTTACTCAGGCACAGGAGTTTGAAAAGCTTGTGCCCAAACAAATTGGCGACAAAATTATTTTAGAGTACTCCATTGCCGGTGAATCAGTTGGACAGCAATTCAACGTCACTCCATTCTATTCAGTTGACGGTGGTAAAACCTTTCATACATTGGGAAGTGTTAAGGGGAATGTTGGCGCCAATATCCCTGGTGGAAGAAATCAAATTATAGTATGGGATGTCCTAAAGGATTTAAAAGAACTCGACAACGAAGTCGCCTTCAAACTGGAAGGGACATCCCGAAGCGTTGTTCCCCTTCAGGATGATTTTAGAGATGTAGTTTTTAAACTGGAAAGTTTAAATAGAACTCCTAAAGGAGACATAGAGCTACTCCTATCCATTACCAATTACGGGCCAACTCGCGATTTAAAAATGATAAATGGCCTTGTAACCATTACCGATTTTAATAAGCATAAGTATGATGCCCAAAGGGGTAAGATTGCTGAGGTTGAAGGCAATGAACGCTATTCAACTCCCCAACGCACTATTAAAAAAGGTGAGACGGTCAAAGCGCGTTTCTTATTTGAACGAGTACCAGCTGAAGTTGATAGGGTGATGAGGCTCGATTTAGGAATTGAACTTATAACTGATGAAACCTATGGCATAGATCTTAAAATAGGTAAGCTGCAATTTCGCGACTTGCCAATAACTTCTGTGCAGACTGCTGGGATGCGTGTTAAGCAGACTAAAAAATTGCAAATTTTATCATCACCTCAGCATTTTACAATAAAGAAAGTTGTGGTTGCCGATGCTAAACCACCTGTTATTGAGTTGATTACACCATCAAATATTCCTTTGGTTGGTCAAGGTGCTACCCGTGGTCGCCCTTATGCTCAATCGTCAATTGGAATGGACGACAAACGCTTACGTTCCCTCTCAACTGGACAGGAACTTGCAACAACTAACGATTATACCCTGGTAAAGGCAAAAGTAACCGATGAAAGTGGAATATACGAGGTGACAGTTAATGGTGTTGAGGTTGATATTAAGCCCGATGGGATTTTCGAGGCTAAGGTGCCATTGCTTATTGGTAAAAATGAGATAATAATTCGAGCTGTCGATTTACGTCAGAATAGCGTTGAGAAGAAGTTCTTTGTATTACGTAAATCACCTTCTGGTAAGATTACAAAAGGCGAAACCGAAGAGCTTGACCTTGTTTTTGACTCTCCTCGTGCACCACGTTATTATGCACTAATAATGGGGGCTAACGATTATCAAGATGAAAATATTACCGATTTAGATAACCCTATAAGCGATGCAACTAAACTTTATAAAGTTCTTGTTTCGCGATATGCTTTTGATCCTGCTAATGTTGTTTTGCTTAAAAATCCTACTCGAGAGCAGATGATTAATGCGTTGGATTGGCTTACAAGAAAAATCTCAAAATACGATAACCTACTTATTTTCTACGCAGGTCATGGATTCTGGGATAAGGAAACAGATTTTGGATACTGGATTCCAACTGATTCAAAAGCAAATAGTACTGCTAACTGGTTGGCAAACAGCCAAATTAAAGATTATGTAGCTGCAATTAAAGCTAAGCATATTCTTGTTGTTGCCGATGCTTGCTTTGGTGGTAGTATTTTCCATACTCGTAAAGCATTTGAGCAAGGCTCACAAACTGTAAAGAAAGCGTTTGATGCTCCTAGCCGTAAGGCTATGACAAGTGGAAACCTAACCGAAGTGCCCGATAAAAGTGTTTTTCTAGAACAGCTAGTTGGTAGACTAAATGAAAATACAAAGGGTTATTTAACTGCTGAAGAACTTTTTGCATCAATAAAAGATGTAGTCATTTCAAATAGCCCTGTTACACCTATGTATGGCGATATTAAAGATGCAGGAGACCAAGGGGGCGATTTTGTTTTTGTACTTAAATAG
- a CDS encoding MFS transporter, with amino-acid sequence MKKGFGSFSKNFWTVVTMEFFERGSYYGVMSVLSVYLVLGIDEGGLGFSKERVGIIKSVITPLLYILPIVAGAIADRFGYRKSLFFAFAVMSTGYFLTSISTTYATVFLSLLLMAIGAGVFKPIISGTIARTTDSSNSSLGFGIYYWSINLGAFLFPLILIPYLKTLGWNYIFIMAAFGTGWLLLLNLFVYMEPPRPQSQKTLSQVFKEMVLVLKDYKFILTIVIYSGFWILYFQMFDSVLWFLKEHIDMTPVNNSVNSLLSLFMDNPNWEFDAEHVTVINAGTIILLQLIISALVKNFKPLPTMIGGILLGTIGLGLLAISSYAWVFIAGLVIFSIGEMTAHPKFISYIGLIAPEDKKALYLGYSFLYGVIGSFIGGILGAYAYVRLVTNLNRPDLFWLMFCAIGVLTIVGLLLFNKFVLKPKQ; translated from the coding sequence ATGAAAAAAGGATTTGGTTCATTTAGCAAAAATTTTTGGACCGTAGTGACCATGGAATTTTTTGAACGCGGTTCGTATTATGGAGTAATGTCAGTGCTTTCTGTTTATCTGGTACTGGGTATTGATGAAGGTGGTCTTGGCTTTTCTAAAGAAAGAGTTGGAATTATTAAAAGCGTTATCACTCCTTTGCTTTATATCCTTCCTATTGTGGCAGGTGCAATTGCCGATAGATTTGGCTATCGTAAGTCGCTGTTTTTTGCTTTCGCTGTAATGAGCACAGGATACTTTCTTACTAGCATCAGCACAACGTATGCTACTGTCTTTCTTAGCTTGCTTTTAATGGCTATTGGTGCTGGTGTGTTTAAGCCAATAATCTCAGGGACAATAGCGCGTACAACCGACAGCTCAAACTCATCATTAGGTTTTGGAATATATTACTGGTCAATTAATTTGGGCGCATTCCTTTTTCCTCTGATACTTATTCCCTACTTAAAGACTTTAGGTTGGAACTATATTTTCATAATGGCCGCTTTTGGAACTGGTTGGTTGCTTTTGCTTAATCTGTTTGTTTATATGGAGCCGCCTCGTCCACAGAGTCAAAAAACATTAAGCCAGGTGTTTAAGGAGATGGTGTTGGTTCTTAAGGATTATAAGTTTATCCTAACAATTGTTATATATTCGGGCTTCTGGATTCTCTACTTTCAGATGTTTGATTCTGTGCTATGGTTTTTGAAGGAGCATATAGATATGACTCCCGTTAATAATTCAGTTAATTCACTCCTGTCACTGTTTATGGATAATCCTAATTGGGAATTCGATGCCGAGCATGTTACCGTAATTAATGCGGGAACTATTATTTTGTTACAACTCATAATATCTGCATTGGTTAAGAACTTTAAGCCACTTCCAACAATGATTGGTGGTATACTTTTGGGGACAATCGGGCTTGGATTACTTGCCATTTCTAGCTATGCATGGGTGTTTATCGCTGGGTTGGTGATCTTTTCAATTGGCGAGATGACAGCTCATCCTAAATTCATATCGTATATTGGTTTGATAGCACCTGAAGATAAAAAAGCTTTGTACTTGGGCTACTCGTTCCTTTATGGGGTTATTGGTAGCTTTATAGGTGGTATCTTAGGGGCATATGCCTACGTTAGATTGGTTACAAACCTGAATAGACCCGATCTATTCTGGTTAATGTTCTGTGCTATTGGAGTGCTGACAATTGTTGGGCTATTGCTTTTCAATAAGTTTGTTCTAAAACCCAAACAATAG
- a CDS encoding YihY/virulence factor BrkB family protein produces MRERLLMLRDGLRTFTVPSLHGVPLVDVIRYFFRGIINGAITTRASAVAFSFFLATVPLLIFVFTLIPYLPFDNLQESLLLLAKKVMPAYAYQTVESTLIEVVTRKSSGLLSFGFLAAIFFSHNGVSALIDAFNATYHSIETRSFLAQHLIALLLTFLLPFMVVIGVALLFFSEYVLNLLVSWGVIQSQTLLVLAMVLKWLLALMVFFFGISLIYYLAPSRKDKFRFFSPGAVLATALIIITSFAFSYYVNHFGQYNKFYGSLGGLIVFQLWLYFNAFGLILGFDLNASIKSAINGKLKSIDIQMDKDN; encoded by the coding sequence TTGCGGGAAAGATTACTAATGCTCAGAGATGGTTTGAGGACATTTACTGTGCCAAGCCTACACGGCGTGCCCTTGGTCGACGTGATTCGTTACTTTTTCAGAGGTATAATTAATGGCGCAATAACTACCAGGGCATCGGCAGTAGCATTTAGCTTTTTCTTGGCCACAGTTCCGCTACTAATTTTTGTATTCACGCTTATTCCCTATTTGCCATTTGATAATTTACAGGAATCGCTTTTGCTTCTTGCCAAAAAAGTGATGCCTGCCTATGCTTACCAAACTGTTGAATCAACTCTGATTGAGGTAGTAACACGTAAAAGTTCAGGTTTGTTGTCGTTTGGCTTTCTGGCAGCCATCTTTTTTAGCCATAACGGAGTTAGCGCTCTCATCGATGCTTTTAACGCAACATATCATTCAATTGAAACGCGTTCGTTTCTTGCACAACATCTAATTGCATTGCTTTTAACCTTTCTTCTTCCCTTTATGGTGGTTATTGGAGTAGCCCTTTTGTTTTTTAGCGAGTATGTTTTGAACCTTTTGGTCTCTTGGGGCGTTATTCAGAGTCAAACCTTACTTGTTTTGGCCATGGTGTTAAAATGGTTACTAGCTCTTATGGTGTTTTTCTTTGGTATATCATTGATATACTATTTAGCACCTTCGAGAAAGGATAAGTTTCGATTCTTTTCTCCAGGTGCTGTTTTGGCTACCGCATTAATCATTATCACCTCATTTGCATTCTCTTACTATGTTAACCATTTTGGTCAGTATAATAAGTTTTATGGCTCGTTAGGAGGTTTGATTGTTTTTCAGCTTTGGTTGTATTTTAATGCTTTTGGATTGATTTTAGGCTTTGACTTAAATGCTAGCATTAAAAGTGCCATAAATGGGAAGCTGAAAAGCATAGACATTCAGATGGATAAGGATAACTGA